Proteins from a genomic interval of Quercus lobata isolate SW786 chromosome 11, ValleyOak3.0 Primary Assembly, whole genome shotgun sequence:
- the LOC115968770 gene encoding mitochondrial import receptor subunit TOM7-1: MASRVSLKSKGKASGKALKGSAEEKSIGESLKEWSTWALKKAKVVTHYGFIPLVIIIGMNSEPKPHLAQLLSPV; encoded by the coding sequence ATGGCGTCTAGGGTTTCATTGAAGAGCAAGGGCAAAGCGAGCGGCAAGGCCTTGAAGGGCTCTGCTGAGGAAAAATCCATTGGCGAGAGCTTAAAGGAGTGGAGCACGTGGGCCCTGAAGAAGGCCAAGGTCGTCACCCACTATGGTTTCATTCCTTTGGTCATCATCATCGGCATGAACTCCGAGCCCAAACCCCATCTCGCTCAGCTCCTCAGCCCTGTCTGA
- the LOC115967275 gene encoding uncharacterized protein LOC115967275 — MAGGMEANKNKFIEDWGSARETLEHNFRWTRRNLALVGIFGIAVPYLVYKGIVREFHMQDEDAGRPYRKFL, encoded by the exons atggcAGGAGGAATGGAGGCAAACAAGAACAAGTTCATAGAGGATTGGGGATCAGCCAGAGAGACTCTGGAGCACAACTTCCGTTGGACTCGTCGCAACTTAGCTCTCGTTGGCATCTTCGGCATCGCCGTCCCCTACCTCGTCTACAAAGGCATCGTCCGTGAATTC CATATGCAAGATGAGGATGCAGGCAGGCCGTACAGGAAGTTCCTGTGA
- the LOC115967422 gene encoding DNA-directed RNA polymerases II and IV subunit 5A-like, translated as MSTPEQVSRIYKVRKTVFQMLRDRGYSVDDSEINMTRQQFTQHFGERIKRDELFIHKSKEQDSSDQIYVFFPEGQVGAGVVKNLAQRLKADNIFSAIVVAQNRLTAQAKHGVEEVNKLIRMEVFEEKELVVNITEHVLVPKHVVLSNDEKKEMLKKYGLKDLQLPQILVRDPVAKYYGLRRGQVVKIIRESMTADEYETYRLAV; from the exons ATGTCAACACCAGAACAAGTTTCAAGGATATATAAAGTCCGAAAAACAGTGTTTCAAATGCTGAGGGATCGTGGTTATAGTGTTGATGATTCTGAGATCAACATGACAAGACAGCAGTTTACTCAGCATTTTGGTGAAAGAATTAAAAGGGATGAACTTTTTATCCATAAAAGCAAGGAACAAGATTCCTCCGATCAG ATTTATGTCTTCTTTCCTGAGGGGCAAGTTGGTGCTGGAGTAGTAAAGAATTTGGCCCAGCGTCTGAAAGCTGATAATATTTTCAGTGCAATTGTGGTTGCTCAAAACCGTTTGACAGCACAAGCCAAACACGGTGTTGAAGAAGTCAATAAACTTATCCGCATGGAGGTCTTTGAG GAAAAAGAATTAGTGGTCAATATAACAGAACATGTTTTAGTTCCTAAACATGTAGTACTATCCAACGATGAAAAGAAGGAGATGCTGAAGAAGTATGGATTAAAGGATTTACAG CTACCACAGATATTGGTACGTGATCCAGTTGCTAAGTATTATGGGCTTAGACGTGGGCAAGTTGTTAAGATCATCCGAGAAAGTATGACTGCTGATGAATATGAAACATATAGACTTGCTGTATAA